In Comamonadaceae bacterium OS-1, a single window of DNA contains:
- the sacA_2 gene encoding UDP-N-acetylglucosamine 2-epimerase encodes MNTSTHPRPILISVGTRPEIIKMAPVYAELRRRGMPVAWVHTGQHREMADTLYSFFGIQPQHEVVLERRNASLAHLNALLLEGLSDIYEQVQPRAVLVHGDTTSTLASAQAAFYLDVPIGHVEAGLRTGNPREPFPEEKNRELTARLARWHFAPTAGAAANLDKEGVPGHAVHTVGNSAVDAALAGTVRMEQLLAEGTLALPPELQALQPHLAHCKLMTVTAHRRENWGAGIANIARAVGQLLTQHPELAVVWPVHGNPAVRDAVHAELGGLAERLHGRLTLCPPLDYPALLWCLHRSALALTDSGGIQEEGAALSCPVLVLRDTTERPELIEAGAGMVVGTDTERIVRTVDQLLGDERLLECMRQAVNPFGDGRTAPRIADVLARDLESFPCA; translated from the coding sequence ATGAATACCTCTACCCACCCGCGCCCCATCCTGATCTCGGTCGGCACCCGCCCGGAAATCATCAAAATGGCCCCGGTGTACGCCGAACTGCGCCGCCGCGGCATGCCCGTGGCCTGGGTCCACACTGGCCAGCACCGAGAAATGGCCGATACCCTGTACAGCTTCTTCGGCATCCAGCCCCAGCACGAAGTGGTGCTGGAGCGGCGCAACGCCAGCCTGGCCCACCTGAACGCCCTGCTGCTGGAAGGCCTGTCCGACATCTACGAGCAGGTGCAGCCCCGGGCGGTACTGGTGCACGGTGACACCACCAGCACCCTGGCCTCGGCCCAGGCCGCCTTCTACCTGGACGTGCCCATCGGCCACGTGGAAGCCGGTCTGCGCACCGGCAACCCCCGCGAACCCTTTCCCGAAGAGAAGAACCGCGAACTCACCGCCCGCCTGGCCCGCTGGCACTTCGCCCCCACCGCCGGGGCGGCGGCCAACCTGGACAAAGAAGGCGTGCCCGGCCACGCGGTGCACACCGTGGGCAACTCCGCGGTCGATGCCGCGTTGGCCGGCACGGTGCGCATGGAGCAACTGCTCGCCGAGGGCACGCTGGCCTTGCCCCCTGAACTGCAAGCCCTGCAGCCGCACCTGGCGCACTGCAAGCTCATGACCGTCACCGCCCACCGCCGAGAGAACTGGGGCGCTGGTATCGCCAACATCGCCCGCGCCGTGGGCCAGCTGCTCACCCAGCACCCCGAGCTGGCCGTGGTTTGGCCAGTGCACGGCAACCCGGCGGTGCGCGATGCCGTGCACGCCGAGCTGGGCGGCCTGGCCGAGCGCCTGCACGGGCGGCTCACGCTGTGCCCGCCGCTGGACTACCCGGCCCTGCTGTGGTGCTTGCACCGCAGCGCGCTGGCCCTGACCGACTCGGGGGGCATCCAGGAAGAAGGGGCGGCCCTGTCGTGCCCGGTGCTGGTGCTGCGCGACACCACCGAACGCCCTGAATTGATCGAGGCCGGTGCCGGGATGGTGGTCGGCACCGACACCGAGCGCATCGTGCGCACGGTGGACCAACTGCTGGGTGATGAACGCTTGCTGGAATGCATGCGCCAGGCCGTCAACCCGTTTGGCGATGGCCGCACCGCCCCCCGTATCGCCGATGTACTGGCCCGTGATCTTGAAAGCTTCCCATGCGCGTAA
- a CDS encoding Tn3 family transposase TnXax1, with translation MHSIRLLPLAIALATLAGCAAAPTTLPATAPTASTPPEAAPSFARWVADFRATARAAGITEATLQAALDPVQELPQVVQLDRAQPEFTRTVWDYLDSAVSPQRITRGQDKLLQVRTDTDAAAARYGVPATILAAIWGMESNYGSNYGNIPTIDALATLGYEGRRADWARGQLMAALKILQNGDIDRAHMVGSWAGAMGQTQFLPSNFLAYAVDADGDGKRDIWGSMADVMASTANFLARSGWQADQPWGTEVQLPPGFDVARADSSVRQPSEQWAAEGVRSMIGAPLPPLPDAELLLPAGARGPAFLVGPNFRAILRYNNSTSYALGVSLLSQRLGNGPALQATWPRDLQALTRSQLQALQTALNARGFASGTPDGMMGPATREGIRRFQRSVGLPADGYPDGGVLERVQQP, from the coding sequence ATGCATTCCATCCGTTTACTTCCCCTGGCGATCGCCCTGGCCACCCTGGCGGGCTGTGCCGCCGCACCCACTACCCTGCCTGCGACTGCCCCCACCGCCAGCACCCCGCCCGAGGCCGCCCCCAGCTTTGCCCGCTGGGTCGCCGACTTCCGGGCCACGGCCCGCGCCGCAGGCATCACCGAGGCCACCCTGCAAGCCGCCCTCGACCCGGTGCAAGAGCTGCCCCAGGTGGTGCAACTCGACCGCGCCCAGCCCGAATTCACCCGCACCGTGTGGGATTACCTGGACAGCGCCGTGTCGCCCCAGCGCATCACCCGCGGCCAGGACAAGCTGCTGCAGGTCCGCACCGATACCGATGCCGCCGCCGCCCGCTATGGCGTGCCCGCCACCATCCTGGCCGCCATCTGGGGCATGGAGAGCAACTACGGCAGCAACTACGGCAACATCCCCACCATCGACGCGCTGGCCACGCTGGGCTATGAGGGGCGGCGCGCAGACTGGGCCCGCGGCCAGCTGATGGCGGCCTTGAAGATCCTGCAAAACGGCGACATCGACCGCGCCCACATGGTCGGCTCCTGGGCCGGTGCTATGGGCCAGACCCAGTTTTTGCCCTCCAACTTTCTGGCTTACGCGGTGGATGCCGACGGCGACGGCAAGCGCGACATCTGGGGCAGCATGGCCGACGTGATGGCCTCCACCGCGAACTTCCTGGCCCGTTCGGGTTGGCAGGCCGACCAACCCTGGGGTACCGAGGTGCAGCTACCCCCCGGCTTTGACGTGGCCCGTGCCGATTCCAGCGTGCGCCAGCCGTCCGAGCAGTGGGCGGCTGAAGGCGTGCGCAGCATGATTGGTGCGCCACTCCCCCCGCTGCCCGATGCCGAGCTGCTGCTCCCCGCCGGCGCCCGTGGTCCCGCCTTCCTGGTCGGCCCCAACTTCCGCGCCATCCTGCGCTACAACAACTCCACCAGCTACGCCCTGGGTGTCAGCCTTCTGTCGCAACGCCTGGGCAACGGCCCCGCCTTGCAAGCTACGTGGCCGCGCGACCTGCAGGCGCTGACCCGCAGCCAGTTGCAGGCCCTGCAGACCGCCTTGAACGCGCGTGGTTTTGCGAGTGGTACGCCCGACGGGATGATGGGGCCCGCGACGCGGGAGGGGATTCGGCGCTTCCAGCGCAGTGTGGGGCTGCCTGCGGATGGGTATCCGGATGGGGGGGTGTTGGAGCGGGTGCAGCAGCCGTAA
- the ribZ_3 gene encoding riboflavin transporter RibZ, whose product MRAGWINPAAASTRQSGYIFRMPDTTSAASLPPPATHPDTGFHTREWLALAAIMLGVSLGALDTAIANTALPAIATDLQAPAATSIWVINAYQLAVVASMLPFAALGDLVGPRRIFIGGLTGFTVASLLCTFASSLPQLAVARALQGIGAGALMSVNIALIRQLYPPERLGRGVGLNALVVGVGFTIGPAVASLVLSVASWPWLFAINVPLGLVALAFAVPTLPRSAPRGHGFDRVAAVLTAITFAALILALGSAAQREAWPLVVAPLAVTLVAGALLLRRQAGHPAPMLPLDLLGRPMFALSTVTAMAAFAAQGLAFVSLPFYFESVLHRDPISTGFLMVSWALVVALAAPIAGRMSDRHPPGLLGGVGLAFLSLGMVSLALLPAEPQTLDIVLRMALCGAGFGFFQSPNLKALMSSAPPERSGGASGVIGMARLIGQTTGAALVALCFGVAGSLHGPTWALGLGAMFAGLASMASFARLWAR is encoded by the coding sequence ATGCGCGCTGGCTGGATTAACCCCGCCGCAGCGTCCACCCGCCAGAGCGGCTACATTTTTCGCATGCCCGACACGACTTCTGCCGCATCCCTTCCCCCTCCTGCCACCCACCCCGACACCGGCTTCCACACCCGCGAATGGCTGGCCCTGGCGGCCATCATGCTGGGGGTGTCGCTGGGCGCGCTGGACACCGCCATTGCCAACACCGCCCTGCCCGCCATCGCCACCGACCTGCAGGCACCCGCGGCCACCTCGATCTGGGTCATCAACGCCTACCAGCTCGCCGTGGTGGCCAGCATGCTGCCGTTTGCCGCGCTGGGCGACCTGGTGGGGCCGCGGCGCATCTTCATTGGCGGGCTGACGGGCTTTACCGTGGCATCGCTGCTGTGCACGTTTGCCAGCAGCCTGCCCCAGCTGGCAGTGGCCCGTGCGCTGCAAGGCATAGGCGCGGGCGCGCTGATGAGTGTCAATATCGCGCTGATCCGCCAGCTCTACCCGCCCGAGCGCCTGGGCCGGGGCGTGGGGCTGAACGCGCTGGTGGTGGGCGTGGGCTTCACCATCGGCCCGGCGGTGGCCTCGCTGGTGCTGTCGGTGGCATCGTGGCCCTGGCTGTTTGCCATCAATGTGCCGCTGGGCCTGGTGGCGTTGGCCTTTGCCGTGCCCACGCTGCCGCGCAGTGCCCCGCGGGGCCACGGCTTTGACCGGGTGGCCGCCGTGCTGACGGCCATCACCTTTGCCGCGCTGATTCTGGCACTGGGCTCGGCAGCGCAGCGCGAGGCCTGGCCGCTGGTGGTCGCGCCACTGGCCGTCACCCTGGTAGCGGGCGCGCTGCTGTTACGCCGCCAGGCCGGACACCCGGCCCCGATGCTGCCGCTGGACCTGCTGGGCCGGCCGATGTTTGCGTTGTCCACCGTGACGGCCATGGCGGCCTTTGCAGCGCAGGGCCTGGCCTTTGTGTCGCTGCCGTTTTACTTTGAATCGGTACTGCACCGCGACCCCATCAGCACCGGCTTTTTGATGGTGTCGTGGGCGCTGGTGGTGGCGCTCGCTGCGCCCATCGCCGGACGCATGTCCGACCGCCATCCGCCCGGCCTGCTGGGTGGTGTGGGCCTGGCGTTCTTGAGTCTGGGCATGGTGTCGCTGGCGCTGCTGCCCGCCGAGCCGCAGACACTGGACATCGTGCTGCGCATGGCCCTGTGTGGTGCGGGCTTTGGTTTCTTCCAGTCACCGAACCTGAAGGCGCTGATGTCCAGCGCCCCGCCCGAGCGCAGCGGCGGTGCCAGCGGCGTGATCGGCATGGCCCGCCTGATCGGCCAGACCACCGGCGCAGCCCTGGTCGCCCTGTGCTTCGGCGTGGCGGGCAGCCTGCACGGCCCTACCTGGGCGCTGGGGCTGGGGGCCATGTTCGCGGGTCTGGCATCGATGGCCAGCTTTGCGCGGCTGTGGGCGCGGTGA